In Paraburkholderia aromaticivorans, a single window of DNA contains:
- a CDS encoding lysylphosphatidylglycerol synthase domain-containing protein, with the protein MRRVQWAGLPIGIGLLLALTLHHGGGDAIQGIGQAGFVLLWLVPLHALPLLLDAHAWRLLLSRRAPLWFLWWIATVREAVSRLMPVASIGGEIVGIRLACWRVPDTCGVSASVIVEVLVTMAVQYAFSALGIVLIVVSAQQADALRSIGVAFLLSIPLPVMAVVIVRRGGIFQAIERWAAGLLGDAHPLLRGIDGAQLDHEVDALMSRGGLLLRSFLWQFAGYSLGSLETYLALAMLDHPVSVTGALAIEAITQAVRHAAFFIPAGLGVQDAAVVLLAQMFGVDREVALSLALVKRVRELVFGCTALASWQVAELVRERIVRSGSGSAQEGRVG; encoded by the coding sequence ATGAGGCGGGTCCAATGGGCCGGGCTTCCGATCGGGATCGGGCTTCTGCTTGCCCTTACCTTGCATCATGGCGGCGGCGATGCCATACAGGGGATCGGGCAAGCGGGGTTTGTGCTGTTATGGCTTGTACCGCTACATGCATTGCCGTTATTACTCGATGCCCATGCGTGGCGGCTTCTGCTGTCCAGGCGTGCTCCGCTCTGGTTCCTATGGTGGATTGCAACAGTGCGAGAAGCCGTGAGCCGGTTGATGCCGGTTGCCAGCATCGGTGGGGAAATCGTCGGCATCCGGCTGGCATGCTGGCGTGTGCCCGACACCTGTGGCGTGAGCGCATCGGTCATCGTCGAGGTACTCGTGACGATGGCCGTTCAATACGCGTTTTCCGCGTTGGGCATTGTGCTGATCGTCGTGTCGGCCCAGCAGGCGGATGCACTGCGGAGTATCGGCGTGGCCTTTTTGCTATCCATACCATTACCGGTCATGGCGGTCGTGATTGTGCGCCGTGGCGGCATCTTTCAGGCAATTGAGCGTTGGGCGGCCGGTTTGCTGGGCGATGCGCACCCGCTATTGCGGGGCATTGATGGCGCGCAGCTTGACCATGAGGTCGACGCGCTGATGTCTCGCGGGGGGCTGCTACTCCGCAGCTTCCTGTGGCAGTTCGCCGGATACTCGCTAGGCTCGCTCGAGACCTACCTGGCGCTTGCCATGCTGGACCATCCCGTCTCGGTTACCGGCGCGCTTGCGATCGAGGCCATAACCCAGGCGGTCCGCCACGCGGCATTCTTTATTCCGGCTGGACTGGGCGTGCAGGACGCCGCGGTTGTGCTGCTCGCGCAGATGTTCGGTGTCGATCGTGAGGTAGCGCTGTCGCTAGCTTTGGTGAAGAGAGTGCGCGAGTTGGTGTTTGGATGCACAGCGCTTGCTTCGTGGCAAGTGGCGGAGCTCGTGCGGGAGCGAATAGTTCGTTCGGGGTCCGGTTCGGCGCAGGAGGGGCGCGTGGGGTAA
- the hpnJ gene encoding hopanoid biosynthesis associated radical SAM protein HpnJ, protein MKTLFLQAPSYDGFDGGAGSRYQARREVRSFWYPTWLAQPAALVPDSRVLDAPADGLSVEASLDIAQHYDLVVIHTSTPSFPTDALFAEDLKTRKPSLLIGMVGAKVAVDPHNSLTASEAIDFVCREEFDFTCQEVAEGKPFAQIKGLSYRNRDGSIEHNEARPILENMDELPFVAPVYKRDLKIDNYFIGYLKHPYVSIYTGRGCRSKCTFCLWPQTVGGHRYRTRSVENVLTEVKWIRDNMPEVKEIMFDDDTFTDFKPRVEEIARGLGKLGVTWSCNAKANVPYATLKIMKENGLRLLLVGYESGDDQILLNIKKGLRTDIARRFSNDCRTLGIKIHGTFILGLPGETQDTIQKTISYAKEINPHTIQVSLAAPYPGTTLYNQAVENGWLEENKVINLVSKEGVQLAAIGYPHLSRDEIYHQLENFYKRFYFRPSKIWEILREMLTSWDMMKRRLREGVEFFRFLRAHEA, encoded by the coding sequence ATGAAAACACTATTTTTGCAGGCACCGTCGTACGACGGCTTCGACGGCGGCGCGGGTTCGCGCTATCAGGCCAGGCGTGAAGTCCGCTCATTCTGGTATCCGACGTGGCTCGCGCAACCCGCCGCACTCGTGCCCGACAGCCGCGTGCTTGACGCGCCCGCCGACGGTCTGTCCGTCGAGGCATCGCTCGACATCGCGCAGCATTACGATCTGGTGGTGATCCACACCAGCACGCCGTCCTTTCCCACCGACGCGCTATTCGCCGAAGACCTGAAAACGCGCAAGCCATCGCTACTGATCGGCATGGTCGGCGCGAAGGTGGCGGTCGATCCGCACAATTCGCTGACCGCCAGCGAGGCGATCGACTTCGTGTGCCGCGAGGAATTCGACTTCACCTGCCAGGAAGTCGCCGAGGGCAAACCGTTCGCGCAGATTAAGGGTCTCAGCTACCGCAACCGCGACGGCTCGATCGAGCACAACGAAGCGCGCCCGATTCTCGAGAACATGGACGAACTGCCGTTCGTGGCGCCCGTGTACAAGCGCGATCTGAAGATCGACAACTACTTCATCGGCTATCTGAAGCATCCGTACGTGTCGATCTACACGGGCCGTGGCTGCCGTTCGAAATGCACCTTCTGTCTGTGGCCGCAAACCGTGGGCGGCCATCGCTACCGCACGCGTTCGGTCGAGAACGTGCTGACGGAAGTGAAGTGGATTCGCGACAACATGCCTGAAGTCAAGGAGATCATGTTCGACGACGACACCTTCACCGACTTCAAGCCACGCGTCGAGGAAATCGCCCGCGGCCTCGGCAAGCTCGGCGTGACGTGGTCGTGCAATGCGAAGGCGAACGTGCCGTACGCGACGCTCAAGATCATGAAGGAAAACGGTCTGCGCCTGCTACTGGTCGGCTACGAATCCGGCGACGACCAGATTCTGCTGAACATCAAGAAGGGCTTGCGCACCGACATCGCGCGCCGCTTCAGCAACGATTGCCGCACGCTCGGCATCAAGATTCACGGCACCTTCATTCTCGGTCTGCCGGGCGAAACGCAGGACACGATCCAGAAGACGATCTCGTACGCGAAGGAGATCAATCCGCACACGATCCAGGTGTCGCTCGCGGCGCCGTATCCGGGCACCACGCTCTACAACCAGGCGGTCGAAAACGGCTGGCTCGAAGAGAACAAGGTGATCAATCTCGTGAGCAAGGAAGGCGTGCAGCTCGCGGCAATCGGCTATCCGCATCTGTCGCGCGACGAGATCTACCATCAGCTCGAAAACTTCTATAAGCGTTTCTATTTCCGCCCGTCGAAGATCTGGGAAATCCTGCGTGAGATGTTGACGAGCTGGGACATGATGAAACGGCGCTTGCGTGAGGGCGTCGAATTCTTCCGTTTCCTGCGCGCCCACGAGGCGTGA
- a CDS encoding cytochrome c: MKYTDRMSFWGSVALFALTAVVAVSAMCGTAYAGEADNEQLVKRGQYLATAGDCVACHTAPKGKPFAGGLSLATPLGEIVSTNITPSKTAGIGNYTQERFSDAVRKGIRADGAHLYPAMPYTSYAQVSDDDMKAMYAYFMQGVAPVDEHSPDTALPFPFNIRMSMAVWNMMFLDSKPFEANPSKSAEWNRGAYLVKGLAHCSACHTPRNTLMAEDKTLDLAGASIGGWTAPNITSDADSGVGTWSEQELADYLRTGHALDKAQAAGPMAEAVDNSLRHLSDGDLHAMAVYLKSVPSVHAKGDTRPASAWGKPTADVDEVRGVKWPADANKLSGAQLYDGYCASCHQAKGEGADGGGLPSLFHNSALGRSNTNNLVMVMLHGVQHQDGTPDILMPGFSDLLSDQQVATLGNYLLKRWGNQNAIVTVDQVKTLRAGGEASSLPWLARGGLIGAVILVIALALSIVRLRRRKTSAA, translated from the coding sequence ATGAAATACACGGACCGAATGTCATTCTGGGGAAGCGTCGCGCTGTTCGCGCTGACGGCAGTGGTCGCCGTGTCAGCCATGTGCGGAACGGCTTATGCAGGCGAGGCAGATAACGAGCAGTTGGTCAAACGGGGGCAGTACCTTGCCACAGCGGGTGATTGCGTAGCGTGTCACACGGCGCCGAAGGGCAAGCCCTTCGCCGGTGGTTTGTCGCTTGCCACGCCGCTAGGCGAAATCGTCTCGACGAATATCACGCCGTCGAAAACCGCGGGAATTGGCAATTACACGCAGGAACGGTTCTCCGACGCGGTCCGTAAAGGCATCCGCGCGGATGGCGCACACCTTTATCCGGCCATGCCGTATACGTCGTATGCGCAAGTGTCGGATGATGATATGAAGGCAATGTATGCGTACTTCATGCAAGGTGTCGCACCGGTCGACGAACATAGTCCCGACACGGCGCTGCCATTTCCGTTCAACATCCGTATGTCGATGGCAGTGTGGAACATGATGTTCCTCGATTCGAAGCCCTTCGAGGCAAATCCGTCGAAGAGCGCCGAATGGAATCGCGGGGCCTATCTCGTGAAGGGGCTCGCGCACTGCAGCGCCTGTCACACACCGCGCAATACCTTGATGGCCGAAGATAAGACTCTGGATCTTGCTGGCGCTTCGATAGGTGGGTGGACCGCGCCTAACATTACGTCGGATGCGGACAGCGGCGTGGGCACGTGGAGCGAGCAGGAGCTTGCTGATTACCTGCGTACCGGTCACGCGCTTGACAAGGCACAGGCGGCCGGCCCAATGGCCGAGGCCGTGGACAACAGCCTGCGTCATCTGAGCGACGGGGATTTGCACGCCATGGCGGTCTATCTGAAATCGGTGCCGTCCGTTCACGCGAAGGGCGATACGCGGCCGGCGAGCGCTTGGGGCAAGCCGACGGCTGATGTTGACGAAGTTCGCGGCGTTAAATGGCCGGCGGATGCAAACAAACTGAGCGGCGCCCAGTTGTACGACGGCTATTGCGCATCCTGTCACCAGGCGAAAGGTGAGGGCGCGGACGGCGGAGGCCTGCCTTCGCTCTTCCATAACAGCGCGCTCGGGCGTTCCAATACGAACAACCTTGTGATGGTCATGCTGCACGGGGTGCAGCACCAGGACGGTACCCCTGACATCCTGATGCCGGGATTCTCCGATCTGCTGTCGGATCAGCAAGTGGCTACGCTCGGTAACTATCTGCTGAAGCGCTGGGGCAATCAGAATGCAATCGTGACGGTAGACCAGGTCAAAACATTGCGCGCCGGCGGCGAAGCGTCGTCATTGCCGTGGCTCGCACGCGGCGGATTGATCGGCGCCGTGATTCTTGTCATTGCCCTCGCTCTGTCCATTGTCCGGTTGCGCCGACGGAAGACGTCGGCCGCTTGA
- the hpnK gene encoding hopanoid biosynthesis-associated protein HpnK, with protein sequence MERATGAPVKTDRRLIITADDFGLHRRVNEAVELACRKGVLSAASLMVGAPAVQDAVERASRLPGLRVGLHLVLADGSATLSRDTIPALVDAHGSFGNNMVRDGFRFFFLPHVRQQLAKEIRAQFEAFARTGLPLDHVNTHKHFHVHPTVLALILEIGKEYGMRAMRLPFDVNAPLWLKPWVSHMRARLDHANIVHNDYVVGIAHTGQLDESTLLDAIARLPAGVGEIYCHPATGGGGPLTVGMKSYRHADELAALTSTRVAAALDAAGTVRGGFADLFAPSLQTI encoded by the coding sequence ATGGAGCGCGCAACCGGCGCCCCTGTGAAGACAGATCGCAGGCTGATCATCACGGCTGATGACTTCGGTCTGCATCGGCGTGTCAACGAAGCTGTCGAGCTGGCGTGCCGCAAGGGCGTGCTGAGCGCTGCAAGCCTGATGGTGGGCGCGCCGGCAGTACAGGATGCTGTCGAGCGGGCCTCGCGTCTGCCGGGCCTGCGAGTCGGCTTACATCTGGTGTTGGCGGACGGTTCGGCAACCCTGTCGCGCGACACTATCCCCGCCCTGGTCGACGCTCACGGGTCGTTCGGCAACAACATGGTGCGCGACGGATTCCGTTTCTTCTTCTTGCCGCACGTGCGCCAGCAACTCGCGAAAGAAATCCGCGCGCAGTTCGAAGCTTTTGCGAGAACGGGCCTGCCGCTCGATCACGTCAATACGCACAAGCACTTTCATGTGCACCCCACAGTACTCGCGCTGATTCTCGAAATCGGCAAAGAGTACGGCATGCGGGCGATGCGACTGCCTTTTGATGTCAATGCACCCTTGTGGCTCAAACCGTGGGTCTCGCATATGCGCGCGCGGCTCGATCACGCCAACATTGTGCATAACGATTACGTTGTCGGAATTGCGCATACGGGGCAGTTGGATGAGAGCACTCTGCTTGATGCGATAGCTCGGCTGCCCGCAGGCGTCGGAGAAATCTACTGTCATCCTGCGACTGGAGGAGGCGGCCCGCTGACGGTGGGAATGAAGTCATACCGGCATGCGGACGAACTCGCTGCGTTAACGTCCACGCGTGTCGCCGCAGCGCTCGATGCCGCTGGCACCGTGCGGGGCGGCTTCGCTGACCTGTTCGCGCCCAGTTTGCAAACCATATGA
- a CDS encoding GMC family oxidoreductase produces the protein MAQRDSADVVVIGSGICGALVAERLVKQGMSALILEAGPRIDRGQITANYRNSPRKGDWVAPYAPGTEWAPQPIYHPKDNGYLIQAGPYPYPAEYLRVVGGTTWHWAAHAWRVLPNDMRLKTQYGVGKDWPISYDDLEPFYYEAEVKMGVSGAPNTGSPRTKPFPMEPVVEPWAMRRVRERLAPGGYTVVTNTTARNSRNYDGRPACCGNNNCQPICPIDAQYTGGIAVSAAEKAGARVLPNAVVYRIEHDSSGKIVAVHYFDPDKNSHRVTGKIFVLAANGIESPKLLLMSASDKYPNGLANSSGMVGRNLMDHPSSSLTFDADEEVWLGRGPQSPSSINTLRDGSFRSHSAAFRLDFTNISQVRSATEDLIGAGVYGPELEKQLRYRASRQMNVKTVLEVLPNPENRVTLSSMKDALGLPKPMVHYALDDYLHRGAAMGKEHFSKIAALMGGTNLRYTPDGQYANNQHITGTMSMGSDPKDSVVDAFGRTHDHENLFIASTGVMPTAATVNSTLTGVALALRTAEHIHPTV, from the coding sequence ATGGCACAACGTGATTCAGCCGACGTCGTCGTGATCGGCTCGGGAATTTGTGGCGCTCTTGTGGCAGAGCGTCTGGTGAAACAGGGCATGTCAGCGCTGATTCTCGAGGCGGGGCCGCGTATCGATCGAGGACAGATTACAGCGAACTACCGCAATTCACCTCGAAAGGGTGACTGGGTGGCGCCGTATGCTCCTGGTACGGAGTGGGCACCGCAACCAATCTATCATCCGAAGGACAACGGATATCTGATTCAGGCGGGTCCTTATCCCTATCCGGCGGAGTACTTGCGCGTGGTGGGAGGAACGACGTGGCATTGGGCGGCGCATGCGTGGCGCGTCCTTCCGAACGATATGCGCCTGAAGACGCAATACGGCGTCGGCAAAGACTGGCCGATCTCTTACGACGATCTCGAGCCGTTTTATTACGAGGCCGAGGTGAAGATGGGCGTATCGGGCGCGCCGAACACGGGCTCTCCGCGTACCAAACCTTTCCCGATGGAGCCGGTGGTCGAGCCGTGGGCGATGCGCCGGGTGCGCGAACGTCTTGCGCCAGGCGGCTATACCGTAGTCACGAATACGACGGCGCGCAACAGCCGCAATTACGACGGACGTCCAGCGTGTTGTGGCAATAACAATTGTCAGCCGATCTGTCCGATTGACGCGCAATACACAGGTGGCATTGCAGTAAGCGCGGCGGAGAAGGCCGGTGCGCGCGTGCTGCCGAACGCAGTTGTGTATCGCATCGAGCATGATTCGAGCGGCAAGATTGTTGCGGTTCACTACTTCGATCCAGACAAAAATTCGCACCGCGTTACGGGCAAGATTTTCGTGCTCGCGGCGAACGGGATCGAGAGCCCCAAGCTGCTACTCATGTCCGCGAGCGATAAATATCCCAACGGACTGGCCAACAGTTCAGGGATGGTTGGACGAAATCTGATGGATCACCCGAGCAGTTCGCTCACGTTCGACGCCGATGAAGAGGTCTGGCTAGGCCGCGGGCCTCAAAGTCCATCGTCGATCAACACGCTAAGGGACGGTAGTTTCCGCTCGCATTCTGCAGCGTTCCGTCTGGACTTTACCAATATTTCGCAGGTGCGCTCCGCGACCGAAGATCTGATCGGTGCAGGAGTGTACGGGCCGGAACTGGAAAAGCAGTTGCGCTATCGCGCCTCTCGCCAGATGAACGTGAAGACGGTTCTGGAGGTGCTGCCGAATCCGGAGAATCGCGTGACCCTCAGTTCGATGAAAGACGCGCTCGGGCTACCAAAGCCGATGGTCCATTACGCGCTCGATGACTATTTGCATCGCGGCGCGGCAATGGGCAAGGAACATTTTTCAAAGATTGCGGCATTGATGGGCGGCACGAACCTGCGTTATACGCCAGACGGGCAATACGCGAACAACCAGCACATCACTGGCACCATGAGCATGGGCAGCGATCCGAAGGATTCGGTCGTGGACGCGTTCGGCCGTACCCACGATCACGAGAACCTGTTTATCGCAAGTACCGGTGTAATGCCGACTGCGGCCACGGTCAATTCCACGCTGACTGGCGTCGCGCTAGCGCTGCGCACCGCGGAACATATTCACCCCACCGTTTGA
- a CDS encoding porin translates to MKTYAFGSATLALCAATVPATAFAQSSVTLYGVVDEAIAFVNNQNGHSNVYFRQGNLYSSRIGLRGSEQLSSTMSAIFDLQEGFDPGTGKQSSAGLAFNRQSFVGLQDTRFGTVTFGRQYTPYYQLVGALGPVGFLTGATGAHPGDIDGMDTTIRANSSVVYTSPSLYGFKFSGQYGFGGVPGSMESGSTISAAVRYDGGPLSVAAGYLRMNNTGNVAGLDPNATASYGSSAVNVGYVSARAVQNIAAAANYTLGNFIFGVNYSNVQYLSGSHSLFADTAIFNTYGAFLRYKFNNAWDVAGAYSYTRASKSNAIDDSAKYHQVSLKEAYHLSKRTTVYALQAWQHASGRTLGASGDIIDAAPVVGDSQNSTPSTTPNQFVAMFGLAVSF, encoded by the coding sequence ATTAAGACATATGCATTTGGTTCGGCGACGCTAGCATTGTGCGCCGCCACCGTGCCGGCAACGGCGTTTGCTCAAAGTAGTGTGACGCTCTATGGGGTGGTCGATGAAGCGATTGCCTTCGTCAATAACCAGAATGGGCATTCGAACGTCTACTTTCGTCAAGGCAATCTCTATTCCTCGCGTATTGGCCTGCGGGGTTCAGAACAGCTAAGCTCTACGATGAGCGCAATCTTCGATCTGCAGGAAGGGTTCGATCCGGGTACTGGCAAGCAGTCATCGGCGGGACTCGCGTTCAACCGCCAGTCGTTCGTGGGCCTACAAGATACGCGGTTCGGGACCGTTACGTTTGGCCGCCAGTACACGCCATACTATCAACTGGTGGGCGCGCTCGGCCCAGTCGGCTTCCTTACCGGCGCGACGGGAGCGCATCCTGGCGATATTGACGGAATGGACACGACGATCCGCGCAAATAGCTCGGTGGTTTACACGTCGCCATCTCTTTACGGCTTCAAGTTTAGCGGACAGTACGGATTCGGTGGCGTACCAGGTTCGATGGAAAGCGGCTCTACTATCAGCGCCGCAGTGCGCTACGACGGTGGTCCTCTGTCGGTCGCCGCCGGCTACCTCCGCATGAACAACACCGGCAATGTGGCGGGCTTGGACCCGAACGCGACTGCTTCGTATGGTAGCTCGGCGGTCAACGTAGGCTATGTGTCGGCGCGGGCGGTCCAGAATATCGCCGCCGCGGCCAACTACACACTAGGCAATTTCATTTTTGGCGTCAATTACTCCAATGTGCAGTATCTTTCGGGTAGCCATTCTCTATTCGCCGATACCGCCATTTTCAATACATACGGTGCGTTCTTGCGCTACAAGTTCAACAACGCATGGGACGTGGCGGGCGCGTATAGTTATACCCGCGCCTCAAAGAGTAACGCGATCGATGACTCGGCGAAGTACCATCAGGTATCACTGAAAGAGGCTTACCACCTCTCGAAGCGGACGACAGTCTATGCGCTACAGGCTTGGCAGCATGCAAGCGGGCGCACCCTTGGTGCCTCAGGCGACATCATCGATGCTGCCCCCGTGGTGGGTGACTCCCAAAATTCGACGCCTTCGACGACACCCAACCAATTCGTTGCCATGTTTGGACTTGCAGTCAGTTTCTAG
- the hpnI gene encoding bacteriohopanetetrol glucosamine biosynthesis glycosyltransferase HpnI: MTAHFVWTCQWLLMIMCCCAVIYGAFAALAMPSFGARRSGDPFIDASRPLPAVSVLKPLCGAEPRLFENLATFCEQTHPCFQLLFGVSSPRDPAIAIVRRLQAAYPHIDIELAINSSVHGSNLKVSNLINMAGLARHDIIVIADSDIAVEPEYLITVSAPLADPSVGVVTCLYRAQGVGGFWPRVGALFINEWFAPSVRVAHAGGSRRFGFGATLVLRCATLARIGGFAAIKDSLADDYWLAEHVRALGLRTVLSEVTVATDVIEPTFTMLWQRETRWLRTIRSVNRPGFASLFITFTTPWVLAGALLVLHLCAATSAALHLFAAKAMALTTIAGLISRVLLHARSARHSRSFWRDLPLVPLRDILLAVQWVAAAVGSNVIWRGQRLPVDNRVGQPGSEIMKASDGR, translated from the coding sequence ATGACGGCACATTTCGTGTGGACGTGCCAGTGGCTGCTGATGATCATGTGTTGCTGTGCCGTGATTTATGGCGCTTTTGCCGCTTTGGCGATGCCGAGCTTCGGAGCCAGGCGAAGCGGCGACCCGTTCATCGACGCTTCCCGACCGCTTCCGGCCGTCAGTGTGCTCAAGCCGCTGTGCGGCGCAGAGCCTCGGCTGTTTGAAAATCTTGCAACGTTTTGCGAACAGACGCATCCCTGCTTTCAGCTGCTGTTTGGTGTGTCATCGCCGCGTGATCCGGCGATCGCCATTGTTCGACGATTGCAGGCTGCCTATCCCCACATCGATATCGAGCTTGCGATCAATTCCAGCGTCCACGGCAGCAACCTGAAGGTCAGCAACCTCATCAACATGGCCGGACTCGCGCGGCATGACATCATTGTGATCGCCGATAGCGACATCGCTGTCGAGCCGGAGTACCTGATAACGGTTTCGGCGCCGCTGGCGGATCCGTCGGTGGGCGTCGTCACCTGTCTTTATCGTGCGCAGGGTGTCGGCGGTTTCTGGCCGCGCGTTGGTGCGCTGTTCATCAACGAATGGTTCGCGCCTTCCGTACGCGTTGCCCACGCGGGCGGCTCCCGGCGCTTCGGATTTGGCGCGACGCTGGTGCTGCGTTGTGCGACACTCGCCCGTATCGGCGGATTTGCGGCGATCAAGGATTCGCTTGCCGACGACTACTGGCTCGCCGAACACGTCCGCGCGCTTGGTCTTCGCACAGTGCTATCGGAAGTGACGGTGGCTACGGATGTTATTGAACCAACCTTCACGATGTTGTGGCAACGGGAAACGCGCTGGTTGCGCACCATCCGGTCAGTGAACCGGCCCGGCTTCGCCAGCCTCTTTATTACTTTCACAACACCGTGGGTACTGGCGGGCGCTTTGCTCGTGCTGCATCTCTGCGCAGCCACCAGCGCCGCCTTGCATCTGTTCGCCGCCAAGGCGATGGCGCTCACCACGATCGCGGGGCTCATTTCGCGAGTGTTGCTGCACGCGCGTAGCGCGCGCCACTCGCGCTCCTTCTGGCGGGATCTTCCGCTCGTGCCGCTGCGCGACATCCTGCTGGCCGTGCAGTGGGTGGCCGCTGCAGTTGGTTCGAATGTGATTTGGCGTGGCCAGCGCCTGCCCGTGGACAACCGGGTCGGGCAGCCAGGTTCGGAAATCATGAAGGCTTCCGATGGCAGATAA
- a CDS encoding sugar dehydrogenase complex small subunit, which produces MDNTDTSFSENAVADPRRRLLLSGLLATCASLAVPFAMAQTPAQSRPQSLVGNIAAPASFLENSRILTGRSSLDAAQAARLYEALVSDDADFEGRQQQLLAFIKEQQVDPMQLQKLLDAQKSVLARVPRAIVTAWYTGIVGAGERAKCITFETNLLNVITAEKLKPPSYSYGVYGSWAAKPA; this is translated from the coding sequence ATGGATAACACCGACACGTCATTTTCGGAAAACGCCGTGGCTGATCCGCGTCGGCGACTGCTGTTGTCGGGGCTTCTGGCTACTTGTGCTTCGTTGGCCGTGCCGTTTGCAATGGCTCAGACTCCAGCACAGTCCCGCCCGCAGTCTCTGGTCGGCAACATTGCAGCGCCTGCCAGTTTTCTCGAAAATTCCCGAATATTGACAGGGCGCAGTTCGCTTGACGCGGCACAGGCTGCTCGTCTGTATGAGGCACTCGTTAGCGATGATGCCGACTTCGAAGGTCGACAGCAGCAGTTGCTGGCGTTCATCAAAGAGCAGCAGGTCGATCCGATGCAACTGCAGAAGTTGCTCGATGCACAGAAATCTGTACTGGCACGCGTGCCGCGGGCAATCGTGACAGCTTGGTACACCGGCATTGTCGGTGCAGGCGAACGCGCGAAATGCATTACGTTCGAGACAAACCTGTTGAATGTAATTACCGCTGAAAAACTGAAGCCGCCAAGCTACTCCTATGGCGTGTACGGCAGTTGGGCCGCGAAACCGGCATAA